A single region of the Candidatus Paceibacterota bacterium genome encodes:
- a CDS encoding YDG domain-containing protein, translating into MPNLSPGYKVNSQIHHLNTQHHQPHRPPRTGLGALLLAALLSLAGGATPASAAEEFRAAWADVFHVGMSSAAEVDTMVSTLVSGRYNAVVVQVLAYMDRNGYASHGAHWKSSILPWSTRVTSSFDPLAYLCTKAHANGIQVHAWLGGSGGGPYRVSTAWPPANNATLAAHPEWFIAPYASSEGGSPELVDGNYSLDMGSPDVQDYIVSIVKELVTNYPIDGINWDDELNSSGYNEGFGYPAYSQASYARSGLARFRINTGYSGTPSNTQTAWSNYRRRFKNELMARVQAEIQSIKTNPRQPLRHTIAPIAYSPVPSSCTFSGSAPYTYFCDWAGMLQNGYVDAAIPQTYSSSTFNTWADRCANCWQFNRQIFSGIGAYLYGNATIASEISYLRSKGLKGYCTYSYGASSTDGGWWAYAAANVNTSTATVPTMSWRDPATATEGIVWGRVTDANTGLYVDDATVTVTGGPTVKTDGNGYYIATLVPATASGTAHSTTVSKTGMTSQTVTAIALAGDVVRYDLVLNAAVGTAPTITTQPQSQMVNQGSSVTFTVAASGTTPFSYQWRFNGASISGATLSSYTKSSVQATDAGSYSVVVANGAGSATSANAVLTVIVPPTITTQPLSQTVYQGTSATFTVAASGTTPFTYQWRFNGANISGATLSSYTKSSAQPTDTGSYSVLVANAAGNATSANAVLTVTVPPTITAQPLSQTVTQGTSATFTVAASGTTPFTYQWRFNGANISGATASSYTRANVQPADAGSYTVVVANSVGSATSASAILTVYVPLTAPSIVTQPQDQTVGEGASATFTVSASGSTPLYYQWRLNGINISGATASGYTLSSVQLADAGPYSVVVSNSMGAATSLNALLTVIVPPSVTTQPISQTVTQGQSVTFSAVASGTAPLTYQWRLNGASISGATASSYTRANVQATDAGSYSVLVSNTAGSAISANAVLTVTVPPAITTQPISQTVNQGDSAIFTVAASGSTPLAYQWRWYGTNLAGATGTSLALTGLTTNQSGPYTVVVTNAYGAATSQVATLTVSPVLQAGGLSVLWSLAPGSRSYLTSVAGAPPDERGMAYNPLTRRVIIVQRTTMTAYVLDGDTGADLWTLNTTGVTGGYTASYYLLMVGVAEDGAVYAGNMTLHGNTVDFTVYRWANDSYGTLPTVAYSGDPGEGLDLRWGDTLDVRGSGANTQIIIGSLNTNRFAVLTTTDGISFTSQPITLTDTPSSVVGVGLAFGAGDTFWCKAGLPSPQNLRQASFSLAAGTAATARNYADPVFPTSIGPIGVNPSFNVLGGVNVAEFGDGNSFRLYDLTTTNGAPVSITATNFATDNDNSYAGAGAVDFGGDRVYALSSNNGLLAMQIVPKTVVTPPAIVTHPASQTVDQGASATFSVVATGTAPLSYQWRFNGASISGATGSSYTRANVQTTDAGSYSVFISNSAGTATSANAVLAVSVPATPPSIASGPQSQTIIAGQNATFTVAASGTTPLSYQWRFNGANISGATASSYTRPNVQTGDAGAYSVVVSNDYGTVTSSAATLTVHFSLTATAATGGTVSRSPDQSSYAPGTSVTLTATPSGSYEFAGWSGDASGTANPVTVVVNGNLAVTANFTVTCDIILDNTDSEVTYVGAWQTGAYGGLYGTDYRFALGSTTGNSNVTYRPNLCGAGYYDVYIWYVTGGNRATNAPWQIVHSGGSTNVPVNQKINGSQWWRLAASLPFDQGTSGYVRVYNTNASSGGGSTVVIADAVRFTYVAPLTAASITTLNSSANPSVYGNAVTLTATVTGSGGTPGGTVTFKDGAAVLGTATLNASGQATFTTSTLSASGSPHSLTAVYGGDGSFSSSSSSALSQVVNPKALTVTGAAVAAKVYDGMTAATITGAALSGVVSGDAVTLGNATSGTFANKNVGAGKAVATAMTLSGANSGNYTLTQPTLTGTITAKALTVAGAAVTSKVYDGTTAATITGAALSGVVSGDAVTLGNATTGTFANKNVGSGKTVATAMTLSGANSGNYTLTQPTLTGTITAKALTVTGAVVAGKVYDGTTAATITGAALSGVVSGDAVTLGNAASGTFADKNVGSGKTVATAMTLSGANSGNYTLTQPTLTGTITAKALTVAGAAVTSKVYDGTTAATITGAALSGVISGDSVTLGNATGGTFADKNVGAGKTVATAMTLSGASSGNYTLTQPTLTGTITTKALAVTGLTAQNKAYDGTTVATLAGTPGLAGVVSGDAVALAGTAVGTFADANVGTTKPVTISGLSLTGADADNYSMTAPTATANITGAATMTTLVSSANPSGPGSNVTFTATVASGAGTPAGEVVFLAGGTPFSTNALAGGVAAASTSSLALGTNAIRAEYAGGGNFLGSGSGLDQVVKVFEICSQTNSLLSITGNLDGTFTLTFAGTPQAEYYVVGSSDVTLPTSSWLPLPGSTNTVTDASGIWRFTVTNTTLQQFYRGAAVRPCP; encoded by the coding sequence TCTCGGGCCGCTACAACGCGGTCGTCGTGCAGGTGCTGGCGTACATGGACCGGAACGGCTACGCCTCCCATGGCGCCCATTGGAAGTCATCTATTCTGCCGTGGTCCACGCGTGTCACCTCCAGCTTTGATCCCTTGGCTTACCTCTGCACGAAAGCGCACGCCAACGGCATTCAGGTCCACGCCTGGCTGGGCGGCAGCGGCGGCGGACCTTACCGCGTCTCGACTGCCTGGCCCCCCGCCAACAACGCAACCCTGGCCGCGCACCCGGAGTGGTTTATCGCGCCTTATGCCAGCAGCGAAGGAGGGTCTCCCGAGCTCGTGGACGGCAATTACTCTTTGGATATGGGCTCGCCAGACGTGCAGGACTACATCGTCAGCATCGTCAAGGAACTCGTCACCAACTACCCGATTGACGGCATCAACTGGGACGACGAGCTCAATAGCTCGGGCTACAACGAGGGGTTCGGCTATCCCGCTTACAGCCAGGCCAGCTATGCGCGCTCCGGCCTGGCCCGGTTCCGCATCAACACCGGCTATTCCGGCACGCCCAGCAACACCCAGACCGCCTGGTCCAATTATCGCCGCCGTTTCAAGAACGAACTGATGGCCCGGGTTCAGGCCGAGATTCAATCCATCAAGACCAATCCGCGCCAGCCGCTGCGGCACACCATCGCTCCCATCGCCTACAGCCCGGTCCCGAGTTCCTGCACCTTCTCCGGGTCGGCCCCCTACACCTATTTCTGCGATTGGGCCGGCATGCTGCAAAACGGGTACGTGGACGCCGCGATTCCACAAACCTACAGCAGCAGCACCTTCAACACCTGGGCGGACCGATGCGCCAACTGCTGGCAGTTCAACCGGCAGATATTCTCGGGCATTGGCGCCTATCTCTACGGCAATGCCACCATCGCCAGCGAGATCAGCTATCTCCGCAGCAAGGGCCTGAAAGGCTACTGCACCTACTCCTACGGGGCCTCGAGCACGGACGGCGGCTGGTGGGCCTATGCCGCCGCCAACGTTAACACGAGTACTGCCACCGTCCCCACCATGTCGTGGCGCGACCCGGCCACGGCGACCGAAGGCATCGTGTGGGGCCGCGTCACCGACGCCAACACCGGCCTCTATGTGGACGACGCCACCGTCACCGTGACCGGCGGGCCGACGGTCAAGACCGACGGCAACGGTTACTACATTGCCACGTTGGTTCCGGCCACCGCCAGCGGCACCGCCCATTCGACGACGGTCAGCAAGACTGGCATGACTTCCCAAACCGTGACCGCCATCGCGCTCGCCGGGGATGTCGTCCGCTACGACCTGGTCCTCAACGCCGCGGTAGGCACTGCGCCCACCATCACCACCCAGCCGCAGAGCCAAATGGTCAACCAGGGCAGCAGCGTCACCTTCACGGTTGCCGCCAGCGGCACCACGCCGTTCAGCTACCAGTGGCGGTTCAACGGCGCGAGCATCTCCGGGGCGACACTGAGCAGCTACACGAAGAGCAGCGTGCAGGCGACTGATGCAGGCAGCTACTCGGTGGTTGTCGCCAACGGCGCCGGCAGCGCCACCAGCGCCAATGCGGTGCTGACCGTAATCGTGCCGCCCACCATCACCACCCAGCCGCTGAGCCAGACGGTGTACCAGGGAACCAGCGCCACCTTCACGGTGGCGGCTTCGGGTACCACGCCCTTCACCTACCAGTGGCGGTTCAATGGCGCCAACATCTCCGGCGCGACGCTCAGCAGCTACACAAAGAGCAGCGCGCAGCCAACCGATACAGGCAGCTACTCGGTGTTGGTCGCCAACGCCGCCGGCAACGCCACCAGCGCCAATGCGGTTTTGACGGTCACCGTGCCGCCCACCATCACCGCCCAGCCGCTGAGCCAGACGGTTACCCAGGGAACCAGCGCCACCTTTACCGTGGCTGCGTCGGGCACCACGCCCTTCACTTACCAGTGGCGGTTCAACGGCGCGAACATCTCGGGCGCGACCGCATCCAGTTACACCCGCGCCAACGTCCAGCCCGCCGACGCCGGGAGTTACACGGTGGTGGTTGCCAATTCCGTGGGCAGCGCCACCAGCGCCAGCGCCATCCTGACTGTTTATGTGCCTCTCACCGCCCCGAGCATTGTCACCCAGCCCCAGGACCAGACGGTCGGCGAGGGCGCCAGCGCCACATTCACCGTCTCGGCCAGTGGCTCCACGCCGCTCTACTACCAGTGGCGCCTCAATGGGATAAACATCTCCGGCGCGACCGCATCCGGCTACACTCTCAGCTCCGTGCAGCTTGCTGATGCCGGCCCTTATTCGGTCGTCGTGTCCAACTCCATGGGCGCGGCAACCAGCTTGAATGCGCTGCTGACGGTGATCGTGCCGCCCTCCGTCACCACCCAGCCGATCAGCCAGACGGTTACCCAGGGGCAGAGCGTGACCTTTAGCGCGGTCGCTTCGGGAACGGCTCCCCTGACCTATCAATGGCGCCTGAACGGCGCCAGCATCTCCGGCGCAACCGCCAGCAGCTACACCCGCGCCAATGTCCAGGCCACCGACGCCGGCAGTTATTCCGTGCTAGTTTCCAACACCGCCGGCAGCGCCATCAGCGCCAACGCGGTCTTGACGGTCACCGTGCCGCCCGCCATCACCACCCAGCCGATCAGCCAGACGGTTAACCAGGGCGACAGTGCCATCTTCACCGTGGCTGCCAGCGGCAGCACTCCGCTCGCTTACCAGTGGCGCTGGTATGGCACGAACCTCGCCGGGGCAACGGGAACAAGCCTGGCTCTCACCGGCCTCACCACGAACCAAAGCGGACCATACACGGTCGTCGTCACCAACGCCTACGGCGCTGCCACCAGCCAGGTGGCGACGCTGACGGTCTCCCCCGTCCTGCAGGCCGGCGGCTTGTCCGTGCTCTGGAGCCTGGCCCCCGGCTCGCGCTCCTATCTGACCAGCGTCGCGGGTGCGCCGCCCGACGAGCGGGGCATGGCCTATAACCCGCTGACCCGGCGCGTCATCATCGTGCAGCGCACCACCATGACCGCCTATGTGCTCGACGGCGACACCGGCGCCGACCTGTGGACCTTGAACACGACCGGCGTCACCGGCGGCTACACCGCCTCCTATTATCTGCTCATGGTGGGGGTGGCCGAGGACGGCGCGGTTTACGCCGGCAACATGACGCTGCACGGCAATACGGTTGACTTCACAGTCTACCGCTGGGCCAACGATAGCTACGGCACCCTGCCCACCGTCGCCTACTCGGGCGACCCGGGCGAGGGGCTGGACCTGCGCTGGGGCGATACGCTTGATGTGCGCGGCTCCGGCGCCAATACGCAGATCATCATCGGCTCGCTCAATACCAATCGCTTTGCGGTGCTCACGACAACTGACGGCATCAGTTTCACCTCGCAACCCATCACCCTGACCGACACCCCCAGCAGCGTAGTGGGGGTCGGCCTCGCCTTCGGCGCCGGCGACACCTTCTGGTGCAAAGCCGGCCTGCCGTCTCCGCAAAACCTGCGGCAGGCCTCCTTTAGCCTGGCCGCCGGCACAGCGGCCACGGCGCGCAATTACGCGGACCCTGTGTTCCCGACCAGCATTGGGCCCATTGGCGTCAACCCCAGCTTCAATGTCCTTGGGGGCGTTAACGTCGCCGAGTTCGGCGACGGCAACAGCTTCCGGCTCTACGACCTCACAACCACCAACGGCGCGCCCGTGTCCATCACCGCCACCAACTTCGCCACCGACAACGATAACAGCTACGCCGGCGCGGGGGCGGTGGACTTTGGCGGCGACCGGGTTTATGCGCTCAGCTCCAACAACGGCCTGCTGGCCATGCAGATCGTCCCCAAGACGGTCGTGACCCCGCCGGCCATTGTCACCCACCCGGCCAGCCAGACCGTGGATCAGGGCGCCAGCGCCACCTTCAGCGTCGTTGCGACCGGCACCGCGCCGCTCTCCTATCAATGGCGCTTCAACGGCGCTTCCATCTCCGGCGCTACCGGCAGCAGTTACACCCGCGCCAATGTCCAGACCACGGACGCCGGCAGCTACTCGGTCTTCATTTCCAACTCCGCCGGCACCGCCACCAGCGCCAACGCCGTGCTGGCCGTGAGCGTTCCGGCCACGCCGCCGTCCATCGCGTCCGGCCCCCAAAGCCAGACCATCATCGCCGGCCAGAACGCCACGTTCACCGTCGCCGCCAGCGGCACAACCCCGTTGAGTTACCAGTGGCGGTTCAATGGCGCGAACATCTCCGGAGCGACCGCCAGCTCCTACACGCGGCCCAATGTGCAAACCGGCGACGCCGGCGCCTACTCGGTCGTCGTGTCCAATGACTACGGGACCGTCACCAGTTCCGCTGCTACGCTCACGGTCCACTTCTCCCTGACGGCCACCGCCGCCACCGGCGGCACGGTTTCCAGGAGCCCCGATCAGTCCAGCTACGCGCCGGGCACGTCGGTGACCCTCACCGCGACGCCCTCCGGCAGCTATGAGTTTGCCGGATGGTCCGGAGACGCCAGCGGAACCGCCAACCCGGTCACAGTCGTGGTGAACGGCAACCTGGCGGTGACCGCGAACTTCACGGTCACCTGCGATATCATCCTGGACAACACGGACTCGGAGGTCACCTACGTGGGCGCCTGGCAGACCGGCGCCTACGGGGGCTTGTATGGAACCGACTACCGCTTCGCGCTGGGGTCTACGACCGGCAACTCCAACGTGACCTATCGGCCCAACCTCTGTGGCGCGGGATACTACGATGTCTATATCTGGTACGTCACGGGCGGCAACCGGGCCACCAACGCCCCCTGGCAAATTGTGCATTCCGGCGGAAGCACGAACGTCCCCGTCAACCAGAAGATCAACGGCAGCCAATGGTGGCGGCTGGCGGCATCGCTGCCGTTTGACCAGGGAACCAGCGGCTACGTCCGCGTGTACAATACGAACGCCAGCAGCGGCGGAGGCAGCACCGTCGTCATAGCCGACGCGGTACGCTTCACGTATGTCGCGCCGCTGACGGCCGCCTCCATCACCACCCTTAACTCCTCGGCTAATCCTTCAGTCTATGGCAATGCGGTTACCCTCACGGCAACCGTCACCGGCAGCGGAGGCACGCCGGGCGGAACCGTCACCTTCAAGGATGGCGCCGCCGTCCTGGGCACGGCGACCCTCAACGCCTCCGGCCAGGCCACCTTTACCACCAGCACCCTCTCGGCCAGCGGATCGCCTCATTCCCTGACGGCGGTCTATGGCGGCGATGGCTCCTTCAGTTCCAGCTCCTCGAGCGCTCTGTCACAGGTCGTCAACCCGAAAGCCCTGACGGTGACAGGCGCGGCGGTGGCCGCCAAGGTGTATGACGGCATGACGGCGGCGACGATCACCGGGGCAGCCTTGAGCGGCGTGGTCAGCGGCGACGCCGTGACGCTGGGTAACGCCACCAGCGGCACGTTCGCGAACAAGAATGTCGGCGCCGGCAAGGCCGTTGCCACTGCGATGACGCTCAGCGGCGCCAACAGTGGCAATTACACGCTGACGCAGCCGACGCTGACGGGCACGATCACGGCCAAGGCGCTGACGGTGGCGGGCGCGGCGGTGACCAGCAAGGTGTATGACGGGACGACAGCGGCGACGATCACCGGGGCAGCCTTGAGCGGCGTGGTGAGCGGCGACGCCGTGACGCTGGGCAACGCCACCACCGGCACCTTCGCAAACAAGAATGTCGGCTCCGGCAAGACGGTTGCTACTGCAATGACGCTCAGCGGCGCCAACAGCGGCAATTACACGCTGACGCAGCCGACGCTAACCGGCACGATTACGGCCAAGGCCCTGACGGTGACGGGCGCAGTGGTGGCCGGGAAGGTGTATGACGGGACGACAGCGGCGACGATCACCGGGGCAGCCTTGAGCGGTGTGGTGAGCGGCGACGCCGTGACGCTGGGCAACGCCGCCAGCGGCACGTTCGCGGACAAGAATGTCGGCTCCGGCAAGACGGTTGCCACTGCAATGACGCTCAGCGGCGCCAACAGCGGCAACTACACGCTGACGCAGCCGACGCTGACGGGCACGATCACGGCCAAGGCGCTGACGGTGGCGGGCGCGGCGGTGACCAGCAAGGTGTATGACGGGACGACAGCGGCGACGATCACTGGGGCAGCCTTGAGCGGTGTGATAAGCGGCGACAGCGTCACGCTGGGCAACGCCACCGGCGGCACGTTCGCGGACAAGAATGTCGGCGCCGGGAAGACCGTTGCCACCGCGATGACGCTCAGCGGCGCCAGCAGCGGCAATTACACGCTGACGCAGCCGACGCTGACGGGCACGATCACAACCAAGGCGCTGGCGGTGACGGGCCTGACGGCACAGAACAAGGCGTACGACGGCACGACCGTCGCGACGCTTGCGGGAACACCGGGACTTGCAGGCGTGGTGAGCGGCGACGCCGTCGCCCTGGCTGGCACTGCGGTGGGAACCTTTGCTGATGCGAATGTCGGCACCACCAAGCCCGTGACCATCTCCGGCCTGAGCCTGACCGGCGCCGATGCGGACAACTACTCCATGACGGCGCCAACGGCAACGGCCAACATCACCGGGGCGGCCACCATGACCACGCTGGTTTCCTCGGCCAATCCCTCCGGCCCGGGCTCGAATGTGACCTTTACGGCGACGGTCGCTTCCGGGGCAGGCACCCCGGCGGGCGAGGTGGTGTTCCTGGCTGGCGGCACGCCGTTCAGCACCAATGCGTTAGCCGGCGGCGTGGCGGCGGCCAGCACGAGCTCGCTGGCGCTAGGCACCAACGCCATCCGGGCCGAGTATGCGGGCGGCGGCAACTTCCTTGGCAGCGGCAGCGGCTTGGACCAGGTGGTAAAAGTCTTCGAGATTTGCAGCCAAACCAACTCTCTCCTGAGTATCACTGGGAATCTGGACGGCACATTTACCCTGACGTTTGCGGGCACGCCGCAGGCGGAGTACTACGTCGTCGGCAGCTCGGATGTAACGCTGCCCACCTCCAGTTGGCTGCCGTTGCCGGGTAGCACCAACACAGTCACCGACGCGAGTGGCATTTGGCGATTCACGGTGACCAACACGACGTTACAGCAGTTCTATCGTGGCGCCGCAGTGAGGCCTTGTCCGTAA